A region of the Desertifilum tharense IPPAS B-1220 genome:
AGATGAGCCGTGGTAGGTTGGGTAGAACGCAGTGAAACCCAACATCCTCAACAATCCTAGAGGCTTCGTGGGGGATGTTGGGTCAGCGACCCAACCTACCATTTACCGGGCGTGAAAATATGAGTAGTAGGTTGGGCAAAACGCAGTGAAACCCAACATCCTTACTAACGCTAACCCAGCCTACTACCCCACCGAGATCTAAGGTTGGGCGATAAATTCAACTAAAGGTTGAAACACCTCAATCAGTTCTGCACGACTGACAGCCAGGGTTGGATAGGTTTTCGCTTCGTAGTTTTCTCCAGGCTTAAGGGGAAAAATTGTTTCGCCATTGAGCGGCACCCAGGAGGCTCCAGACGCTTGAATAATTGCCCAAACTGCCGCAATGTCCCAAATTTTGGGCGTGGCTTCTACAGCGCCAATGGCAATGCCTGCGGCGACGGTTAATAGGTTATAGGTTGCCGCTCCTAACATCCTAAACTTGCAGGGAAAATCAGGCGATCGCACAATCACTTCGGTACTGCGGGAACAAAGATTAAAAAAGTGATTGCCACTCGGTTCATCTGGAGTGGGTTTCAGTACCCGCTGATTGAGATAGGCTTCAGCATCGGGCGCTTTCATGTCTAGGGCTTTACCATAAAAGGCATGAAACCCTTGTTCGACTGGGGGCAAGTAAACATACCCGAAAACTGGCATTCCCTGGTAGAGTAGCGCCAAGGAAATTCCCCACAACGGCACCCCCCGCGTAAAGTTCGTTGTCCCATCAATGGGGTCAATTACCCAACACCACTCCGTATCGGGGAAAATATGGCTAGTTTCTTCGCTTAAAATGCCATGATCTGGAAAGGTGGAGTTAATGGCGTCTCGGATGGCTTTATCGGCCCATTTATCCGATTGTGTCACCAAAGAGCGATCGCTTTTCTCTTCGGCTTGCACTTGACCAAAATCTTGCAGAAGTTTCACCGCAACATGGGCTGTAGTTTCTTCTGCAAACTCTAAAACATGATGCCAAAATTGTTTCATTAGCCGTCAATATCGCTTTCCATTGCAGCCAGGATAGCTGCTTGTGCCGTGGTTTGGAACTCTTTAACATTAACGCGTTCGAGCAAAAAGACGGCGGCAACTAACCCTAACCCTTCAATCGCAAACACCAGACCGTAGGCAAACATAGGATTATTGAACGCCCAACGACCGATATCATAAATTGTACCGCCAGAGACGGTGGCGATCGCCTGTGCCATTGCTTGCGCTAAACCCCACGCACCAATAAAGGTTCCGGCGGTTTCGGCGGCGGTTAAATCGAGCATGAGGCTGATGGCGGAGTTGGTGAGAACGCCAGAGGATAAGCCAAACAGGAAGACTGCACTTTTGAGTAAAGTCGGCGTTTGGGTTAACCCGGCTAAAATAATCAGCGCAAAACATCCGGCTGTCAGCAAGCAACCTAAACGGGTACTCGGTTTTTTGCCAATGCGGGGAACGACAGCAAACCCGGTTATCGCCATCCCAATTAAAATCCCCATCCCCCAATACTTGTTTAAACCCGCACTCTCAGCAATACTCATCCCAAACACATCCCCGGCGTAGGGTTCGAGGATGGGTTGCTGCATGAATAAGCCAATGGTCATGATGACGAGGAAGGTAAAGAAAATTCCGGTTTGGGGAGAAGCGGTTAAAACTTTATAAGCCGTGCGGAGGGTAATTTTATCTTCCCGGTTAATCAGGCTAGAGCGAGTAGCGTAGCGCGAATATTTCTTTTCGATGCCTAGGGTGCCAATAATCCCTAAAACTAGAACGCTGAGGGGAAATAAGACAAACAGGCGAGTAATCTCGGCTTGTAGGGTTTCTGGAGTTAAACCTGCTAAAATTCGCTCGCCCGTAATCGCCCCAACGACAATACCTACCATCAGCATAGACCAGACAATGCCTACCAGTTGGGAGCGGTTCTCTTCTTCGGAGACATCCACTAACAAGGCGGCGAAGGGGGTGGAAGCGGAACTGATGCACAAACCATAAACGGCAAACATCAGCGCTAATAAGCCTACCCATCCCATTGTGACTGCTGTCCAGCCATTGGCGTCTAAGCTGGCGTTAAGCCGCCAAACCACTTGGACTGCTAGAAATAGAGCAATACACATGCTTGCTAAACCCAGCCAAATATAGCCCGTGCGATGATAGCCGCGAATGGGTTTGGAGTCGGACATTTGTCCAAACCAGATGCGGGCGGGCGAGACAAACTGATACATGGCAATGGTACCCGCCGTAATCGTCCCTGGAATGGCAAGTTCGCCAATCATGACGCGGTTGAGAATTCCCAAAGTCAGTAAGGATAGCAACCCTAAACCCATTTGGAATAGTCCCAAGCGGAACATGGTTCCGAGGTTGACGTTGGGTAGGGTGCGGCGGGTGGCTGAATTTGTGGGTTGAGAAGGAGAAAAATCGCCAGTTGCCATTTTTTTAAATTGCGAGATGACTAAAAATGCTGCGGATTGAAGAGTACCGCCCCGATGTTAAAGGCTCTAATGCTCAAGTTTACCGCTCAACTGGTCTGCATTCAATCTTAAATTATTGCGAGTCATCTTCAATAGTAGGGCGATCGCTCTCAACTTCTGCGAGATCGGCCTCAGCTTGAGCAATGTCAGCTTTAGCCTGAGCAATATCCGCTTGGGCTTGGGCCGCATCCGCAACGGATTGAGCCTGGTTAGCGCGAATTTGCGCCGTATCCTCGCGAGTTTGTTGAGTGCGATCGCGAATTTCTGCAAATAGCGATCGAATTCGAGCCGATTCTTTCTTGAGTTCTCTAAAGTCGATTTGCGTCTCTATCGCGCGATGTTTGAGGAGTTCAACTTCTTGCCTCAGTGCATTCACCTCATCCTTAATCTTCTCATCCTCAACCATTAAAGCGCCAATCTCAGCAACAATTGAATCTAATAAATCTTGATGTTCCACGGTAATTTTCAAGTCGCTAGTTGACTCTCAATCTCAATGTGTCAGTTTCGTTAAACTCCACTTCTTAAGATAGAGGATTGTCGGTAAATTACTGCGGTATTATAACTTGGCGGTTGCCGCTTTCTCGATCGAGTTACAATACATCAAGAACTGTAAAGTTAAAGGGTACCTCGCGATGCAAACCCTGCAAACGGTGACGTTAGGCAAAAACGGCCCTACCCTCACTCGCCTAGGGATTGGGACTTGGGCTTGGGGAGATAAGCTTTTTTGGAGCTATGGCAGCGATTACGATGCCCAGCAAGTCAAAACCGCGTTTGAAGCAACCTTAAATAGCGGAATTAGCTTCTTTGACACCGCAGAAATCTACGGTTTTGGCGAATCTGAATCGCTTCTCGGTCAGTTTATGAAAGAAACGGGTCGCCAAGCCCAAATTGCTACAAAATATATGCCCGTCCCTTGGCGCTTCGGTGCCTCCGCCGTCTCAGAAGCGCTCAGTGCTAGCTTAAAACGCCTGCAAGTTGAGCGGGTAGAACTCTACCAAGTGCATCAACCGTTCGCCTTCTTCATGGGTCAAGAAACCTTAATGAATGCCTTAGCCGATGAGGTGAAACGCGGCAGAATTGGCGCAATTGGTGTCAGTAACTATTCCGCTAGCCAAATGCAACAAGCCTACGACATTCTGGCAAAGCGAGGTATCCCCTTAGCCGTGAATCAGGTGAAATACTCCCTGCTCTCGCGCCAAATTGAAGTCAACGGCATCTACGCCAAAGCCCAGGAGCTAGGAATTACGATTTTAGCTTACAGCCCCCTAGCCCAAGGATTGCTCACTGGAAAATACGACCCAGAGACAACCCCCACAGGTGCCAGAAAACTCGATCCGCGTTTTGGTCGCGATGGGTTGCGAAAAATTGCCCCCGTTGTCACCCTCCTCAAGCGTTTGGCCGACCAACACAAAAAGACCCCGGCTCAAGTTGCTCTCAACTGGCTAGTCGCGCAAGGAGTGGTTCCCATTCCAGGAGCCAAAAATGCCCAACAAGCGCAACAGAACGCCGAAGCATTAGGTTGGAGTTTGAACCCAGAAGATGTTGCAGATTTAGAAAAAGTCAGCCGTCCCTGGTTGGAGTAAGCTTGAATCAATCGGGCGCAGACTCACCGAACACATCGGGATAGACCTTCGGCATCATCGCATCGAGCAATGCAGAGAGCGATCGCGTTCCCGATGATAACCCCCCAGCTAAATCATCGCTCAACTCGTAAACTTCCCCATTTCTGACCGCTTTTAGTCCTTGCCAAAAGCTATGTTTTCGTAATTCTTCTAAACGATTAGGCTGGGGGTTTGCCACTAAAATAAAAATCACATCCGGGTCAATTTTAAGAATTTCTTCCTGGGAAAACTGCGCCCAATTAATCGCGCTCGGTATTCGATCGGAAAGCTCCCAGGGGTACTGAACCAACTCAGCTAGGGCGGAGCCAACTAAGGATCGATCTGTGGCAATAAAAAATCTCCCCGTCGTTCCATTGGTTAGCAAGACGGTTCGGTTTTTTGGCGCTTTAGCTTTATAAGTATTCAGTTTATCCAGAAAGGCTTGAGCAGCGATTTCTGCTCGTTCTGTTCTGCCAATTAATGCTCCAACTGCTTTTAAGTTTTCTAGAGCATCTTGATAGCTTTCTACTTGGAGAACATATAGCGGCGCAATAGGCTGGAATCGCTGCCGTTGATATTCCAGTCCCAGAACCCCCATAATTAAGTCGGGTTTAAGTTGTAAAAGCTGTTCTAGGCTCACTTCAGCATGTCCGGCAAGGGGGACAAACTCATGCTTTGGGTTGCTAAAATAAACCTGACTATTGGCTAACGATAGCAGACCGTTATGAACGCCAATTGGAGGAAAGTCCAGTTCGGCTAAGGTATCAATGCAACTTAAATGCAAGCAAACAATTTTTTGGGGAGAATCAACTAAGGCAATTTCAGTTCCCGAAGCATCCGTAACTCTGATAGACGGATTGGTATTGCTGAGATTTCTAGGCGGTGGCTGACTGGGCAAACTGCAAGCGGTAATTGAAAGAAGTAAAAGCAGAGTTGAACAACGGTAGAAGAGGTTAAGCATAGAAAGCCTAGAACAAGCTGAAATGATTGACAGACTTCCCGTTATATAGCGTTCGCAAGTTGTTTGTGAATAAGGGGGGGCTTTGCCCCCTGTACCTTGTTCACCTTCCAGTTGAGAGGACTATAGTCTAGGAAGTCGGAAATTGTCCAAAGGTGAAGTTAAAATCTGATTTGATAACCCACCGTGAATGTTATTCCCCTCGCCGCAGCATTAAAAGTCTCGTTGAATCCGCCCACAACTTGCGAGTGAACCGGGAAGTATTGGCTGTTTAGGAGATTTTGAATGCCAATTTGCAAAGTTCCTGAGCCAATTTGAATATTGCTGAGATAGTCCACAACAAAGTAAGGGTTTATTTCGGCATTATCGACGCCCGCTTTAAAAGCGCGATCGCGCCCGCCCACAAACAAGAATTGCAAGCGATTGCTCCAACGGCGCGTCGTTTGATTTTCCACGTAGAATGTCCATTTTAGGGGTTGAATTGAAAAGGTGGAAATGGGCAGATAATCACCGCTTTCTTCCTCTTTATTTTCTCCTTCTACCCAACTGACAGTCGTTCCCACTTGCCAGGAATTATTTAAGCGCGTGTCTACGCTGGCTTCAATCCCATAGAATCGCTCTGGGGCGCGGACTAGGCGCGAAACACCCCCCGTAAAAGCATAATCTTCGCCGAGGTCAGAAGTATTATAAAAGCCGGATAAGGTGGCCTGTCCGCCCTGCCATTGGCCGCGAATTCCCAATTCGTAGTTGTTGACTTTAACGGCTTCGGTGAGGCGAAGATTTTGTCTAACGCTTGTAAATTCTGCTGGAGGATTGCGGAGAATCCCCCCAAAGGCGGGAACAGAAAAGCCTTGAGAGAAGCTTGCAAATAAACTGACAGCTTCGTCAAGCTTGTAAACACTGCCGATATTAAACACGGTGGCGTTAAAGTTGAGGTTGCCCCCTTGAATCGGTCTGCCAAAAAAGGTGGTGTAATCTTCGACTTCTACACCGATGCGTTCGTGACGAACTCCACCATTGAGTAAGAAATTATCGCTAATCTCCCATTGGAGTTGAGCAAATAACCCCAGTTGATTGAGGATATGCAGGGGAACAAAAGTCCGTTCTTCGAGCTTGCGGAGGGTATTGTCTCGATCGAAGCTGACTGGATCGAAGACTTCAAAGGGGGCTTTGTTATTCTCGCGGACGTAATCGACCCCCCAAACTAAGTTTGTCCGATCGTTCAAAAAGGGTAGCGGGGTCTCTATTTGTAATTGTCCTCCCCATTTATCGCCGCCAGCGCGTTGGCGAACGATCGCGTCAAAGAAGCCGCCTCGAAAGTCTTCGGCACCGACAATAGAGGTGTAGTCCCGATAGTAAGCTTGAGCTTGCAAACGGCTTCCTAAAATGTCTTCATGGCTATAGTTGAGGTTGGCAACGAGACGGCGATCGCCAGCGCGATCGGTTCCTCGAATAGTCGGGTTAACGGCGAGGGGTCTAGCTTTTTGAATTCCTGGAATCTGGCGAATGCTGGGGTCAGAAATAAATCGGGTATCCTGTCGTCCGTCGTAAAAGTTAAACGTGAGTTGCAGGCGTTGTTGCTCGTCAAAGTTGAATCCGGCTTTGGCTAAGATGCTATAGGTTTCAGAATCAATTAAGCTACCTCCCCCCGTGTCGGGAATGCGATCGCCTTGAGCATCAAAAATCGCGCCCCGATCTTCTCGACGAACGGATAGCAGGTAGTCAAAAATGCCTTCGGTTCCAGAAACACCAACGCCAAAGTCATTGCTAAAGCTATCGCGAGGATGGGTCAGAGATACACCTAAGTTTGCGTCTAGGTTGACTTCTAGCGATCGCCCGGTGGGACGCCGGGTAATAATATTGATGACGCCTCCCGTTGCTTGACCTCCATAGATAGCGGTTGGCCCGCGCACGATTTCAATCCGTTCGATGATATCGGGATCGATAGTTCTCAATTCGCGATCGAGTCCGTAGTTGGACGTTAAGGGAACGCCATCAATTAAGATCGCAGCGCTACGCCCTCGCAGGCTTTGAACGATCGATCGCGGGTTGGCTTCGTTCGTGGGTGGCCCAAAGCCAGGAACGAGTTTGCCCAGAATCTGCCGCATATCTCGCGTAACGTTGGTCTGAGTCTCAATTTGCTGGCGGTTGATAATGGTGATCGATCGGGGAACATCTTGGACGGCTTGGGCGGTTCGTCCGGCAGTGACAACGACTTCAATTTCTTCGATTTCAGCCGATGAAGGGGCGCTGCTAATGCTGAAGGTCAAACTGCGATCGCGACCCGTCACTTGCACTGTAGGAGCGCTGGTTTCTCCGATCAGGCGGATTTGTACTCCGTTCCCGGTTGATGGGGTCGCTTCAATTGCCACAATTCCAGGTGCAGGACGTTCGGCGCGAAATTCCGATCCGCCCGGAAGCGCTAGCGCTGCATCGGGAATCTCAATGATTAGTGTATTGTCTACCACGGAAACGATCGGCGAGGCGAGGGGGAGGTTTAGGGTTTCTAGAACCATCTCTACCCCCTGCGCTGTGGGATTCAGTTGAATATTGGTAATTTGGGCGATCGCTTGCGCCCATTGCGTTGACCAGGCTTCAATGCTGGTTAGGGGTAGCTCGACATCTTTTAGATAAATAGGCGGCTCCGGTTCAACCTGCATCTCGCTCGACGGCTGCGCGGGGGTTGGCTCCTCGGTGGTTTGGCTCCAGGCGGGAGCCGCCACCAGCGCGGAGGTAAATGCTAGGGTAAGCACGAGATGCTGTTGATTGTTCATATTTTGCCACTCCTCGATAGCGCACTCAGCCCCCGTTGCGGTTCGTTGCAACCGGGGCGAGTCGATAATTAGAAATTTTTCTCAACTGTTGTTGTCAGATAATACTGGAGTTTGCAAGACAGAACTTTGTTGAAACGGAACTTTTGTTTGTTGAAACGGAATTTTTAGCTAAGTTCTTAAGGCTCTTGGACTGACGCCGAACTTTTTGCGAAAGGCGGTACTAAAGGCACAAAGATTTTGATAACCGACTTGATGGGCGATCGCCGTTACAGAAAGTTGTTGTTTGAGGAGGAGCGATCGCGCGCGTTCCATGCGGTAGTGATGCAAATAACCAAAAACAGTCGTCCCAAACACTTGACGAAATCCTCGTTTTAAGGTGCAATCATTCAGTCCAACCTGTTGTGCTAGGGCCATTAGGGTAGGCGGATTCTGAAATTGTTGCATTAAAATTTCTTTGGCTCGATGAATTCGTTCAATCTGATCTAAATTGAGAGGAGATAGGGATTTTAAGCGGAATTCAGGATGCTCAGAATTAGCAGATTCCGTTAAAGCTTGCTCTATCCACAGCGCTATAATTTCTAAAACTTGACTTTCTAAAAACAGTTGCTTCACCCGTCCTTGGTAGGGACAGTTGATGATTTTCTGTAAAGGAAGTTGCATGGCGGGGGAAATATCTCGAATCGGCGAGCAGTAAGGCTCTCCTGAGAGCGATCGCCACAAATCTTCCGGAAATTCACGACTTACGTCGCCCATCCAGGACAGTAATCTATCTGGTTCTAAATGAATGTCAACCGTTAGTTTTGGCGATCGCGCTAGTTCCTGAACCCTTTGGCGTCCTGGCGCGATCGCCCCTAACAAATAATGTTGACCGGATTTGATCTGCAACGCCTCAGAATATTGGGCAATAGAAGATAAATTAAAAATAAATTC
Encoded here:
- a CDS encoding inositol monophosphatase family protein: MKQFWHHVLEFAEETTAHVAVKLLQDFGQVQAEEKSDRSLVTQSDKWADKAIRDAINSTFPDHGILSEETSHIFPDTEWCWVIDPIDGTTNFTRGVPLWGISLALLYQGMPVFGYVYLPPVEQGFHAFYGKALDMKAPDAEAYLNQRVLKPTPDEPSGNHFFNLCSRSTEVIVRSPDFPCKFRMLGAATYNLLTVAAGIAIGAVEATPKIWDIAAVWAIIQASGASWVPLNGETIFPLKPGENYEAKTYPTLAVSRAELIEVFQPLVEFIAQP
- a CDS encoding AraC family transcriptional regulator, which codes for MTYCSVSDAPVISAQDWYELWMESWEKSYSADPKDPLDRVADSPIQFATGYKRNIILNDEIWLTLHRYQFHQDLILTSIPSQAAGCLEFIFNLSSIAQYSEALQIKSGQHYLLGAIAPGRQRVQELARSPKLTVDIHLEPDRLLSWMGDVSREFPEDLWRSLSGEPYCSPIRDISPAMQLPLQKIINCPYQGRVKQLFLESQVLEIIALWIEQALTESANSEHPEFRLKSLSPLNLDQIERIHRAKEILMQQFQNPPTLMALAQQVGLNDCTLKRGFRQVFGTTVFGYLHHYRMERARSLLLKQQLSVTAIAHQVGYQNLCAFSTAFRKKFGVSPRALRT
- a CDS encoding BCD family MFS transporter, giving the protein MATGDFSPSQPTNSATRRTLPNVNLGTMFRLGLFQMGLGLLSLLTLGILNRVMIGELAIPGTITAGTIAMYQFVSPARIWFGQMSDSKPIRGYHRTGYIWLGLASMCIALFLAVQVVWRLNASLDANGWTAVTMGWVGLLALMFAVYGLCISSASTPFAALLVDVSEEENRSQLVGIVWSMLMVGIVVGAITGERILAGLTPETLQAEITRLFVLFPLSVLVLGIIGTLGIEKKYSRYATRSSLINREDKITLRTAYKVLTASPQTGIFFTFLVIMTIGLFMQQPILEPYAGDVFGMSIAESAGLNKYWGMGILIGMAITGFAVVPRIGKKPSTRLGCLLTAGCFALIILAGLTQTPTLLKSAVFLFGLSSGVLTNSAISLMLDLTAAETAGTFIGAWGLAQAMAQAIATVSGGTIYDIGRWAFNNPMFAYGLVFAIEGLGLVAAVFLLERVNVKEFQTTAQAAILAAMESDIDG
- a CDS encoding aldo/keto reductase — protein: MQTVTLGKNGPTLTRLGIGTWAWGDKLFWSYGSDYDAQQVKTAFEATLNSGISFFDTAEIYGFGESESLLGQFMKETGRQAQIATKYMPVPWRFGASAVSEALSASLKRLQVERVELYQVHQPFAFFMGQETLMNALADEVKRGRIGAIGVSNYSASQMQQAYDILAKRGIPLAVNQVKYSLLSRQIEVNGIYAKAQELGITILAYSPLAQGLLTGKYDPETTPTGARKLDPRFGRDGLRKIAPVVTLLKRLADQHKKTPAQVALNWLVAQGVVPIPGAKNAQQAQQNAEALGWSLNPEDVADLEKVSRPWLE
- a CDS encoding TonB-dependent receptor domain-containing protein, with product MNNQQHLVLTLAFTSALVAAPAWSQTTEEPTPAQPSSEMQVEPEPPIYLKDVELPLTSIEAWSTQWAQAIAQITNIQLNPTAQGVEMVLETLNLPLASPIVSVVDNTLIIEIPDAALALPGGSEFRAERPAPGIVAIEATPSTGNGVQIRLIGETSAPTVQVTGRDRSLTFSISSAPSSAEIEEIEVVVTAGRTAQAVQDVPRSITIINRQQIETQTNVTRDMRQILGKLVPGFGPPTNEANPRSIVQSLRGRSAAILIDGVPLTSNYGLDRELRTIDPDIIERIEIVRGPTAIYGGQATGGVINIITRRPTGRSLEVNLDANLGVSLTHPRDSFSNDFGVGVSGTEGIFDYLLSVRREDRGAIFDAQGDRIPDTGGGSLIDSETYSILAKAGFNFDEQQRLQLTFNFYDGRQDTRFISDPSIRQIPGIQKARPLAVNPTIRGTDRAGDRRLVANLNYSHEDILGSRLQAQAYYRDYTSIVGAEDFRGGFFDAIVRQRAGGDKWGGQLQIETPLPFLNDRTNLVWGVDYVRENNKAPFEVFDPVSFDRDNTLRKLEERTFVPLHILNQLGLFAQLQWEISDNFLLNGGVRHERIGVEVEDYTTFFGRPIQGGNLNFNATVFNIGSVYKLDEAVSLFASFSQGFSVPAFGGILRNPPAEFTSVRQNLRLTEAVKVNNYELGIRGQWQGGQATLSGFYNTSDLGEDYAFTGGVSRLVRAPERFYGIEASVDTRLNNSWQVGTTVSWVEGENKEEESGDYLPISTFSIQPLKWTFYVENQTTRRWSNRLQFLFVGGRDRAFKAGVDNAEINPYFVVDYLSNIQIGSGTLQIGIQNLLNSQYFPVHSQVVGGFNETFNAAARGITFTVGYQIRF
- a CDS encoding ABC transporter substrate-binding protein, with amino-acid sequence MLNLFYRCSTLLLLLSITACSLPSQPPPRNLSNTNPSIRVTDASGTEIALVDSPQKIVCLHLSCIDTLAELDFPPIGVHNGLLSLANSQVYFSNPKHEFVPLAGHAEVSLEQLLQLKPDLIMGVLGLEYQRQRFQPIAPLYVLQVESYQDALENLKAVGALIGRTERAEIAAQAFLDKLNTYKAKAPKNRTVLLTNGTTGRFFIATDRSLVGSALAELVQYPWELSDRIPSAINWAQFSQEEILKIDPDVIFILVANPQPNRLEELRKHSFWQGLKAVRNGEVYELSDDLAGGLSSGTRSLSALLDAMMPKVYPDVFGESAPD